The following proteins are encoded in a genomic region of Alteromonadaceae bacterium 2753L.S.0a.02:
- a CDS encoding hypothetical protein (manually curated), which produces MRIYGRSPQKSLILPSKSKVLTISTKLSRCAAWTSVPALRASTTAPVLGVMHEGLRKKVVNVRSL; this is translated from the coding sequence GTGCGGATTTACGGTCGGAGTCCTCAAAAATCACTTATATTACCGTCAAAAAGTAAGGTTCTAACAATCAGCACCAAGCTCAGCCGCTGCGCGGCTTGGACCTCCGTTCCGGCGCTCCGCGCCTCCACTACGGCCCCTGTGCTGGGCGTTATGCATGAAGGGTTGAGAAAAAAGGTAGTTAATGTACGAAGTCTTTGA
- a CDS encoding adenylate kinase family enzyme — protein MERIIVIGSSCAGKSTFARELSQKLGYEYIQLDELHWLPNWQEQTAEEFRKMVSEKINSDRWVLDGNYSVVKDITWPLATDIIWLNYSFSTVLYRALKRSVIRAATKEELFSGNVETFRQSFFSKDSIIWWVITTFHKKRKRYPALLGSNLASGANIVEFNKTSEASRWLSLVSVTK, from the coding sequence ATGGAAAGAATAATTGTCATAGGGTCAAGTTGCGCAGGCAAATCTACTTTTGCCAGGGAGCTTTCACAAAAGCTCGGATATGAGTACATCCAGCTTGATGAATTGCATTGGTTGCCAAATTGGCAAGAACAAACTGCTGAAGAATTTAGAAAGATGGTTTCCGAAAAAATAAATTCAGATCGTTGGGTGTTAGACGGAAATTACTCTGTCGTTAAAGACATAACATGGCCTCTAGCAACGGATATCATTTGGTTAAATTACAGTTTTTCAACTGTGCTCTACCGAGCGCTGAAAAGATCTGTTATTCGAGCGGCAACTAAAGAAGAATTGTTTTCGGGTAATGTTGAAACTTTTAGGCAGTCATTTTTTAGCAAAGATTCAATTATTTGGTGGGTAATCACCACATTCCACAAAAAACGAAAACGTTACCCAGCACTACTAGGTAGCAATCTGGCATCTGGGGCAAATATCGTTGAATTTAATAAAACCAGTGAAGCAAGTCGCTGGTTAAGTTTAGTAAGTGTAACTAAATAA
- a CDS encoding formate C-acetyltransferase, translating to MNIKAEISEKEAKVTDELVANPWEGFAEGPWQESVDVRDFIQRNYAPYLGNDEFLAGPTHRTETLWKEVLELLKAEQEKGGPLDFDTDLPATVTSHKPGYINLALEKIVGLQTDAPLKRAIVPFGGIRMVQGSCETYGKELDPNVLEIFTKYRKTHNSGVFDAYTPEILKCRKVGVITGLPDAYGRGRIIGDYRRIALYGTDFLVKEKIAEKAETESWDMVEDTIRIREELSEQARALNDIKEMAASYGCDISRPAISAREAIQWTYFGYLAAVKSQNGAAMSFGRTSTFLDIFIERDLEKGVLTEAEAQELMDDLVIKLRMVRFLRTPEYDELFSGDPTWVTESIGGMGCDGRPLVTKSSFRVLQTLYNLGPAPEPNLTVLWSDKLPEGFKDYCAKVSIDTSSIQYENDDLMRDRFGDDYGIACCVSAMPIGKQMQFFGARANLGKTLLYAINGGMDETKGIQVGPKKDVLDDEYLDYDKVWSRFDEYMAWLARTYVAALNAIHYMHDKYAYETPLMALHDRDVKRTLACGIAGLSIVADSFSAMKYAKVKAIKGDDGFVKDYEIEGDFPKYGNNDDRVDSIACDVVSRFMEHVRKNKTYRNSEATQSVLTITSNVVYGKKTGNTPDGRRAGEPFAPGANPMHGRDTNGALASLLSVAKLPYDDSEDGISYTMSMVPNALGSDKPAKVNNLKGLLDGYFGATGHHVNVNVLARELLLDAMDHPEKYPQLTIRVSGYAVNFNKLTKEQQKDVISRTFHDCIGGC from the coding sequence ATGAATATAAAAGCAGAAATATCTGAGAAAGAAGCAAAAGTCACTGATGAATTAGTCGCCAACCCTTGGGAAGGTTTTGCCGAAGGGCCATGGCAAGAAAGTGTGGACGTACGAGATTTTATTCAACGCAACTATGCGCCTTACCTGGGTAACGACGAGTTTTTAGCTGGGCCCACTCACCGCACAGAAACTTTGTGGAAAGAAGTACTTGAGCTCTTAAAAGCGGAGCAGGAAAAAGGTGGCCCGCTGGACTTCGATACCGACCTGCCTGCAACCGTTACCTCACACAAGCCAGGCTATATAAATTTGGCACTGGAAAAAATTGTTGGCCTGCAAACCGATGCGCCCTTGAAGCGCGCCATCGTACCTTTCGGTGGTATTCGGATGGTGCAGGGCTCTTGCGAAACTTACGGCAAGGAACTCGATCCGAACGTACTAGAAATTTTCACCAAGTATCGCAAAACCCATAATTCCGGGGTATTCGATGCTTACACCCCCGAAATTCTCAAGTGCCGTAAAGTGGGTGTGATCACCGGTCTGCCCGATGCCTATGGCCGCGGCCGTATAATTGGCGACTATCGCCGCATTGCGCTCTACGGAACTGACTTCCTCGTAAAAGAAAAAATTGCCGAAAAAGCGGAGACCGAAAGCTGGGATATGGTGGAAGACACCATTCGCATTCGTGAAGAGCTCAGCGAACAAGCTCGCGCCCTAAACGACATTAAAGAGATGGCCGCCAGCTACGGTTGCGACATCAGTCGCCCTGCTATCAGCGCGCGCGAAGCCATTCAGTGGACCTATTTCGGCTATCTTGCCGCTGTTAAATCGCAAAACGGCGCGGCAATGAGTTTTGGTCGCACCTCTACTTTCCTCGATATATTTATCGAACGCGATCTTGAAAAAGGCGTACTTACCGAAGCCGAAGCTCAAGAATTGATGGACGATCTGGTTATCAAGCTGCGTATGGTTCGCTTCCTGCGTACTCCTGAATACGACGAATTGTTCTCCGGCGACCCCACCTGGGTAACCGAATCTATTGGCGGCATGGGTTGCGACGGTCGCCCCTTGGTAACCAAGAGCTCGTTCCGAGTATTGCAAACCTTGTACAACCTTGGTCCAGCGCCTGAGCCAAACCTCACTGTTTTGTGGTCCGACAAGCTGCCAGAAGGCTTTAAAGATTACTGCGCGAAAGTTTCTATTGATACCTCCTCCATTCAATACGAAAACGACGACCTGATGCGCGACCGTTTTGGTGATGACTACGGCATTGCCTGCTGTGTATCCGCTATGCCAATTGGCAAGCAAATGCAGTTTTTCGGTGCGCGTGCTAACTTGGGTAAAACCCTGCTTTACGCCATTAACGGCGGCATGGACGAAACCAAAGGCATTCAAGTTGGCCCTAAGAAAGATGTGCTCGACGATGAATACCTGGATTACGACAAGGTTTGGTCGCGCTTCGATGAATATATGGCATGGCTGGCAAGAACCTATGTTGCTGCATTGAATGCCATTCACTATATGCACGACAAATACGCTTATGAAACTCCCCTAATGGCGTTGCATGATCGTGATGTGAAAAGAACCCTTGCTTGTGGTATCGCCGGGCTTTCCATTGTGGCCGATTCATTTAGCGCCATGAAATATGCCAAAGTTAAAGCCATCAAAGGTGACGATGGTTTTGTAAAAGACTACGAAATTGAAGGCGACTTCCCCAAATACGGCAACAACGACGACCGAGTAGATAGTATCGCCTGCGATGTGGTATCCCGATTTATGGAACATGTTCGCAAGAACAAAACCTATCGTAATTCGGAAGCTACACAATCGGTACTTACCATTACCTCTAACGTTGTTTACGGCAAGAAAACCGGTAATACGCCTGATGGACGCCGCGCTGGTGAACCCTTCGCCCCTGGTGCCAACCCCATGCACGGTCGCGATACCAACGGTGCCCTGGCTTCGCTGTTAAGCGTTGCCAAACTTCCCTACGACGATAGCGAAGACGGCATTTCCTACACCATGAGCATGGTTCCCAACGCTTTAGGTAGCGATAAGCCCGCCAAGGTAAATAACCTCAAAGGCTTGTTAGATGGCTATTTCGGCGCGACTGGTCACCACGTAAATGTAAACGTATTGGCTCGCGAATTATTGTTGGATGCAATGGATCATCCTGAGAAATATCCTCAGCTTACTATTCGCGTTTCTGGCTACGCCGTTAACTTCAACAAATTAACGAAAGAGCAGCAAAAAGACGTAATCAGCCGAACCTTCCACGACTGCATCGGCGGCTGCTAA
- a CDS encoding general secretion pathway protein E encodes MKSDFIAERALDLRSLLLDLVEENIIKQEEANMVMGAHRTREQTLLHPLTYVAQQELEDLRSPGNKIDELHLTEWIAQKSGLTVFHIDPMKIPVAKVAEIMSYQFAKRHGLLCVGVSPEVVTIAVTQPYLTDWEPQLTQTVRQQIKRVIALPSDIERYRVEFYSLARSVSGAEDGGGNKRSGAANFEQLLELGKLKDPEANDQHVVNIVDWLLQYAFDQRASDIHIEPRREISRMRFRIDGVLHNIYEFPANVATAIVSRLKILGRMNVAEKRKPQDGRVKTKRPNGLEAELRLSTLPTAFGEKLVMRIFDPDVLFRTFEELGLMGEDYKRWHGMTQHPHGILLVTGPTGSGKTTTLYSTLRSLATEEVNVSTIEDPIEMVEEAFNQTQVQHNIEFDFASGIRTLMRQDPDIIMVGEIRDKETAQMAVQAALTGHLVLSTLHTNDASAAITRMLDLGVPSYLLKSTVLGVMAQRLVRTLCPHCKVESTISNDDWDSLVRPWKVGKPAKIFKPEGCLECRNTGYLGRQGIYEILHLSENVQKYVSDDLDLQQMRQQAMREGMRTLRLSGAQKIAQGKTTLAEVLRVAPPPEKV; translated from the coding sequence ATGAAATCTGACTTTATTGCCGAACGCGCGCTTGATCTCCGCTCCCTACTGCTCGATCTGGTCGAAGAAAATATAATAAAACAAGAAGAAGCCAACATGGTGATGGGGGCCCACCGTACCCGAGAGCAAACGCTGCTTCATCCGCTGACTTACGTCGCGCAACAGGAGCTGGAAGATTTACGTTCGCCGGGTAATAAAATTGACGAATTGCACCTTACGGAGTGGATTGCTCAAAAATCCGGGCTAACGGTATTTCATATCGACCCGATGAAAATTCCGGTGGCGAAAGTTGCTGAAATAATGTCGTACCAATTTGCAAAGCGGCATGGCTTACTCTGTGTTGGCGTTAGCCCGGAAGTAGTGACCATTGCTGTGACGCAACCCTACCTCACCGATTGGGAGCCGCAACTCACACAAACGGTGCGTCAGCAAATTAAGCGGGTCATCGCCCTTCCATCAGACATCGAACGCTACCGGGTTGAATTTTATTCCCTGGCGCGCTCGGTGAGTGGCGCTGAAGATGGTGGTGGTAACAAACGCTCCGGCGCCGCGAATTTCGAACAATTATTGGAGCTGGGTAAACTCAAAGACCCGGAAGCCAATGATCAACACGTGGTAAATATCGTAGATTGGCTGCTGCAATACGCCTTCGACCAACGCGCCAGTGATATTCATATCGAACCGCGCCGCGAAATTTCACGCATGCGATTTCGAATCGATGGCGTGCTCCACAATATTTACGAGTTTCCCGCCAATGTTGCCACCGCGATTGTGAGTCGTTTGAAAATTCTTGGCCGCATGAATGTGGCTGAAAAGCGCAAACCTCAGGATGGCCGCGTAAAAACCAAACGCCCCAATGGGCTGGAAGCAGAGCTGCGCTTGTCGACGCTGCCCACCGCTTTTGGTGAAAAATTGGTGATGCGTATTTTCGACCCGGATGTACTGTTTCGCACCTTTGAAGAACTGGGGCTTATGGGTGAGGATTACAAGCGCTGGCACGGTATGACACAGCACCCTCACGGTATTTTGTTAGTAACCGGCCCCACCGGTTCCGGTAAAACCACTACTCTGTATTCCACGCTGCGCTCGCTCGCCACTGAAGAAGTGAATGTGTCCACCATCGAAGACCCCATCGAAATGGTAGAAGAAGCCTTCAACCAAACCCAGGTGCAGCACAATATTGAGTTCGACTTCGCCAGCGGTATTCGCACACTTATGCGTCAAGACCCAGACATCATTATGGTGGGCGAAATAAGGGATAAGGAAACCGCGCAAATGGCGGTACAGGCGGCACTCACCGGCCATTTGGTGCTGTCTACGCTGCACACCAACGACGCCTCAGCGGCAATTACCAGAATGCTCGATTTGGGTGTGCCCAGCTATTTGTTGAAGTCGACGGTATTGGGGGTAATGGCACAACGATTAGTGCGCACCCTGTGCCCGCACTGCAAGGTGGAATCGACCATCAGCAATGATGATTGGGACAGCCTAGTGCGCCCCTGGAAGGTCGGCAAGCCGGCGAAAATTTTTAAACCCGAAGGGTGCCTGGAATGTCGTAACACAGGTTATCTCGGTCGCCAGGGCATTTACGAAATTTTGCACCTTAGCGAAAACGTTCAAAAATACGTGAGCGACGATCTCGATCTACAGCAAATGCGACAGCAAGCCATGCGTGAAGGCATGCGTACTTTGCGGCTTTCCGGTGCGCAAAAAATTGCACAGGGCAAAACCACCTTGGCGGAAGTGTTACGGGTCGCACCGCCCCCCGAAAAAGTGTAA
- a CDS encoding PhzF family phenazine biosynthesis protein: protein MEFTVYQVDAFSHRPFSGNPAAVIVLDHWLEEELMQSIAAEMNLSETAFVVKEAAEYGIRWFTPSTEVELCGHATLASAHVLYQHYGYADNEIRFQSLSGLLLTRKKGSKLQLDFPKADVKAVEIPTELIDAISARPIAVASAGQKLLVEFDSARRVCELKPDMNRLLKVPYTGICCCALANDYVADPQPDFISRFFAPKAGINEDPVTGSAHTLLMPYFANKTGKSKLLARQASARGGDLELELQGDRVLIAGDAVTVMKGSLSL, encoded by the coding sequence ATGGAATTCACCGTTTATCAGGTGGACGCATTCAGCCACCGCCCGTTCTCAGGCAACCCAGCCGCGGTGATTGTGCTGGATCATTGGCTGGAAGAGGAATTAATGCAAAGTATCGCCGCCGAAATGAATCTGTCGGAAACGGCATTTGTTGTTAAGGAAGCGGCAGAATATGGGATTCGCTGGTTTACACCAAGTACAGAGGTTGAATTATGTGGGCATGCGACCTTAGCGAGTGCGCATGTTCTGTATCAACACTACGGTTACGCCGATAACGAGATTCGCTTTCAAAGCCTTAGTGGCCTGCTATTAACGCGTAAAAAAGGCAGTAAGTTGCAATTGGATTTTCCGAAAGCCGACGTTAAAGCTGTTGAAATCCCAACTGAATTGATCGACGCAATCAGCGCTCGCCCAATTGCAGTCGCGAGTGCCGGCCAAAAGCTACTGGTTGAATTCGACAGCGCAAGGCGAGTATGCGAGCTTAAGCCCGACATGAACCGGCTCCTCAAGGTGCCTTACACGGGTATCTGTTGTTGTGCGCTAGCCAATGATTATGTGGCAGACCCGCAACCCGATTTCATCAGCCGTTTTTTTGCCCCCAAAGCAGGTATCAACGAAGACCCGGTAACGGGCTCTGCACACACCTTACTTATGCCATACTTCGCAAATAAAACCGGCAAATCGAAACTTCTGGCCCGCCAGGCTTCGGCGCGAGGCGGGGATTTGGAGTTGGAATTGCAGGGCGATCGCGTACTTATCGCCGGTGATGCCGTAACCGTTATGAAAGGCAGCCTCTCCCTGTAG
- a CDS encoding acetylornithine deacetylase codes for MINTRLFTQRLGELIAQPSISCTNASLDMDNREVVELLANWLQDLGFHIEIQKLDNGKCNLIATLGSGPGGLVLSGHTDTVPCNPERWQQDPFKLTERDKRFYGLGATDMKGFFPVVLAALEQLGDSLQNLQQPVIVLATADEESSMSGARALQKSGFPKARFAVIGEPTNLKPIRMHKGIMMESLRVQGLAGHSSNPDLGHNALETMHAAIGELLKFREEIRAKYTHPGFAIPSPTLNPGYIHGGDNPNRICGHCEMHFDLRPLPGMDIEALRNELEQRLIPIGESRNTPLTLERLIGGIDAYEENASSELVQLVEKLTGHTADSVAFATEAPFLQKLGMQTLVMGPGSIDQAHQPNEYMAQNQIEPAVEIVAALITELCLRPTSDV; via the coding sequence ATGATCAATACCCGCTTGTTTACCCAGCGCCTGGGCGAGCTTATCGCCCAGCCATCCATCAGTTGCACCAACGCCAGCCTCGATATGGACAATCGCGAAGTGGTCGAGTTGTTGGCAAATTGGTTGCAAGACCTGGGCTTTCACATCGAAATTCAAAAACTCGACAACGGCAAGTGCAATTTAATTGCGACATTGGGCAGCGGCCCGGGTGGCCTGGTGTTATCCGGCCATACCGACACCGTGCCCTGCAATCCAGAGCGCTGGCAACAAGACCCGTTCAAACTCACCGAACGCGATAAGCGATTTTATGGCTTGGGCGCAACGGACATGAAGGGGTTTTTCCCCGTGGTGCTTGCGGCACTGGAGCAGTTGGGCGACTCGCTACAAAACCTGCAACAACCGGTAATTGTATTGGCAACCGCCGACGAAGAATCCTCCATGAGCGGCGCTCGGGCATTGCAGAAAAGTGGTTTTCCCAAAGCGCGTTTTGCTGTAATTGGCGAACCCACCAACCTAAAACCCATACGTATGCACAAAGGGATTATGATGGAATCCCTGCGAGTGCAGGGCTTGGCCGGCCACTCCTCAAACCCTGATTTAGGCCACAATGCATTGGAAACCATGCACGCGGCGATTGGTGAACTGCTTAAATTCCGGGAAGAGATTCGGGCTAAGTACACTCACCCGGGGTTCGCCATACCATCGCCAACACTCAACCCCGGTTACATTCACGGTGGCGACAACCCCAACCGAATCTGCGGCCATTGCGAGATGCATTTCGATTTGCGCCCCCTGCCCGGTATGGATATCGAAGCCTTACGTAATGAACTTGAACAGCGACTGATTCCCATCGGAGAAAGTCGCAATACACCACTTACATTGGAGCGTTTAATCGGTGGCATCGACGCCTACGAAGAAAATGCAAGCAGTGAACTGGTGCAACTCGTAGAAAAGCTCACCGGCCACACAGCAGACAGCGTTGCTTTCGCCACCGAGGCACCCTTCTTGCAGAAACTCGGTATGCAAACGCTGGTGATGGGACCAGGTTCGATCGACCAAGCACATCAACCCAACGAATACATGGCGCAGAATCAGATAGAACCGGCGGTAGAGATCGTCGCAGCACTCATCACCGAATTGTGTTTACGTCCGACATCCGACGTCTGA
- a CDS encoding N-acetylglutamate synthase has translation MTDQPQNYISWFRHTSPYINLHRGKTFVVMLPGDCIEQENFANIINDLTLLNSLGVKLVVVHGARRQIDLQMDAISNTSEFHDGVRITTREQIAEVMKAIGEARFTIEAAFSSGLPDSPMYGSKIRVRSGNFVTAMPRGVIDGVDYQLTGKVRSVDAEAIKMLLNNNSLTLVSPLGYSLTGEAFNLSFADVAIHLANAIQADKLIAYNDDGPIIDVRGKQFRELTLLQCERFLVEKQHHNQSNTYFSLRACYKACDGGVARAHVVSSSEDGALLKELFTRDGSGTMVYRDNYETIRRARIEDVVGILNLIEPLEQKGILVKRSRELLETEIGFFTVMEKDNLIVGCAALYPIVPKEAGELACVAMHRDYRGDGRAAKLLTHIERQAQKLKLKKIFALTTQTAHWFLEQGFNECSVEELPGERKALYNYQRKSKVLIKLVKP, from the coding sequence GTGACCGATCAACCCCAAAACTACATCAGCTGGTTTCGCCATACCTCGCCCTATATCAATCTGCACCGCGGTAAAACGTTCGTGGTAATGCTGCCCGGCGACTGTATTGAACAAGAAAATTTCGCCAACATTATCAATGACTTAACACTGCTAAACAGTTTGGGCGTAAAGCTGGTTGTGGTCCACGGAGCGCGTCGCCAGATCGACCTTCAAATGGACGCCATCAGTAATACTTCAGAATTCCATGACGGCGTACGCATCACCACCCGGGAACAAATTGCCGAAGTTATGAAAGCCATCGGTGAAGCGCGTTTCACGATTGAAGCGGCTTTTTCCAGCGGGTTGCCCGACTCGCCTATGTACGGCTCAAAAATAAGGGTGCGTAGTGGTAATTTTGTAACCGCCATGCCCCGCGGAGTTATCGATGGAGTGGACTATCAACTTACCGGTAAGGTGCGCAGTGTTGATGCAGAAGCAATAAAAATGCTGCTCAACAACAACAGCCTGACCCTGGTGTCACCCCTGGGATATTCCCTAACAGGTGAAGCATTTAATTTGAGTTTTGCTGATGTCGCCATTCACCTCGCCAACGCCATTCAGGCAGATAAACTCATCGCGTATAACGACGACGGCCCCATTATTGATGTACGAGGCAAACAATTTCGCGAACTCACATTGTTGCAATGCGAGCGGTTTTTGGTGGAAAAACAGCATCACAATCAGTCCAATACCTATTTTTCCTTGCGCGCCTGCTACAAGGCCTGCGATGGCGGTGTAGCACGGGCGCACGTTGTATCTTCCAGTGAAGACGGCGCGCTGCTTAAAGAGCTGTTTACCCGCGATGGTTCGGGCACCATGGTCTACCGCGATAATTACGAAACGATCCGTCGCGCCCGTATTGAAGACGTGGTTGGCATTCTCAACCTGATCGAACCGCTGGAACAAAAAGGCATTCTGGTAAAGCGCTCGCGTGAACTGCTCGAAACCGAAATCGGTTTTTTCACGGTGATGGAAAAAGACAATCTCATAGTGGGCTGTGCGGCGCTCTACCCTATTGTCCCCAAGGAAGCCGGCGAACTGGCGTGCGTCGCCATGCACCGCGACTATCGCGGCGATGGCCGCGCCGCCAAACTACTGACCCACATCGAGCGCCAGGCTCAAAAGCTTAAGCTCAAAAAAATCTTCGCGCTTACCACGCAAACCGCGCATTGGTTTTTAGAGCAGGGCTTCAACGAGTGCTCGGTAGAAGAGTTGCCCGGCGAGCGCAAAGCGCTCTACAACTACCAGCGCAAATCCAAAGTGCTGATAAAACTCGTTAAACCCTAA
- a CDS encoding tetratricopeptide repeat protein: protein MNPLLNSEQDLRQIDIVKIYHNKKCLIVDDFPEIRGSLTRTLRTFGVNTVDTAANGEEAIKACGKKKYDIVLCDYNLGAGKDGQQILEEVRYLRVLLMTSLFVMITGESSREMVLGALECQPDDYITKPYTQQSLKVRLNKAIVRHEALLPIKKAISDGDYRTALDTCNEMITSGSRYSADCLKMKGQLHFLLKQLKDAQKLYESILCKKPVVWAKLGMGKTQLALGNLEAAEEVLQSIIDEDERYVEAHDLLAEVHQERKDMINAQRSTENATRISPKSVLRHRKLAQLADHNHDDEISLKSHQHAIKWGMNSCHESEQDYFNYARKVSEVIQGDNTTDAKMLARQAHSYLDRARKRYSDRPEVAVQAQLVESQVHMGAGDENKAREAATKAKEMYNDLPAPPVETSLEMARTLHAINEEQQARELLTQLAARHERDPEIMQLIDGITGEPISDTGKVVATKLTKEGIEFYESKNFNEAIEVFVEALSNYPKHAGLNLNLIQAILADTDANGFNEKYEKLCRRCIRAIGQVGPEHKQYKRYTFLNKQLEKHYPNVLLS, encoded by the coding sequence ATGAATCCACTGTTAAATTCGGAGCAGGATCTTCGCCAGATAGACATTGTTAAGATCTATCACAATAAGAAATGCCTGATCGTCGACGATTTCCCTGAAATACGGGGGTCGCTCACCCGCACGCTACGGACCTTCGGAGTCAATACCGTCGATACCGCGGCCAATGGCGAAGAAGCCATTAAAGCCTGCGGTAAAAAGAAATACGACATCGTACTTTGCGACTACAACCTCGGGGCCGGTAAAGACGGCCAGCAGATTCTCGAAGAAGTGCGCTATTTGCGCGTGTTGTTGATGACCAGTCTGTTCGTGATGATTACTGGTGAAAGCTCACGCGAAATGGTACTGGGTGCGCTGGAATGTCAGCCCGATGACTACATCACCAAACCCTATACCCAGCAATCGCTGAAAGTACGGCTCAACAAAGCCATTGTTCGCCATGAAGCCTTATTACCGATCAAAAAAGCAATTTCTGACGGAGATTACCGCACCGCACTGGATACTTGTAACGAAATGATCACATCGGGTTCACGATATTCGGCGGACTGTCTCAAAATGAAAGGCCAGCTCCACTTTCTGCTGAAACAGTTAAAAGATGCACAAAAACTTTACGAGAGCATCCTCTGCAAAAAACCCGTGGTTTGGGCCAAGTTAGGCATGGGGAAAACTCAACTGGCACTCGGCAATCTCGAAGCCGCCGAAGAAGTTCTGCAATCGATTATTGATGAAGATGAGCGCTACGTCGAAGCTCACGATTTACTCGCAGAAGTTCATCAGGAGCGCAAAGATATGATTAACGCGCAACGCTCCACCGAAAACGCCACCCGAATTTCTCCTAAATCGGTATTGCGACACCGCAAATTGGCGCAGTTGGCGGATCACAACCACGATGATGAAATTTCCCTGAAATCCCACCAACACGCCATTAAGTGGGGCATGAACTCGTGTCACGAATCGGAGCAGGACTATTTCAATTACGCCCGCAAGGTGTCGGAAGTCATTCAGGGTGATAACACCACAGATGCCAAAATGCTCGCACGCCAAGCCCACAGTTATCTCGATCGCGCCCGCAAACGCTACTCTGATCGTCCAGAGGTGGCGGTACAGGCACAGTTAGTGGAAAGCCAGGTACACATGGGGGCGGGAGATGAAAACAAAGCCCGCGAAGCAGCAACTAAAGCAAAGGAAATGTACAACGACTTGCCTGCGCCCCCGGTTGAGACCAGTCTGGAAATGGCGCGTACCTTACATGCAATTAACGAAGAGCAACAAGCCCGCGAACTGCTCACACAACTCGCCGCGAGACACGAGCGCGACCCGGAAATCATGCAGCTTATCGATGGCATTACCGGAGAACCCATCAGCGACACAGGCAAGGTGGTGGCAACCAAACTTACTAAAGAAGGTATCGAATTCTACGAAAGCAAGAACTTTAACGAAGCCATTGAAGTGTTCGTGGAGGCGCTTTCCAACTATCCCAAACACGCAGGTCTTAACCTCAACCTGATTCAAGCGATTTTGGCCGATACTGACGCCAATGGATTTAACGAGAAGTACGAAAAACTGTGCCGCCGCTGCATACGAGCGATCGGCCAGGTCGGCCCGGAACACAAGCAGTACAAACGTTACACCTTTCTAAACAAACAGCTCGAGAAGCATTACCCGAACGTATTGCTCAGTTAA